GCGGTGACCGTCGAGCCGGAAGGCGGTTCCAAGGCTCCTTCGTCGACGCCCATCCTTCAGGGCGCGTAGACGAAAACGCGCCGGACCCATCCGGCCGGCGCCGGGGCCCGAATACCCCACGTGAACAATCGACGGATCCGACGGGCAGTCACCCTCACCGCCATCTGCGTGTCCCTTCTCGGGGCAGGCTGCGGCGGCGGGTCGCAGCAGCCGACGGTAGGAGACGGGGAAAGCACCGGCTCAGGCTCAGGCATGCAGAGCGGCCAGCAGGGCGGCGGCGAAGGCAAGGTCACCATCTCGGGGTTCGCATACGACCCCGCGGTGCTGACGGTGAAGGCAGGCACAGAAGTCAGCTGGAGCAATAGCGACGACATCTTGCACACGGTCACGGCCGGGACCAACGAGGCCCCCGAAGCGGAGAACTTCGACGGGCAGCTGGACGGCAAGGGAACGACCTTCAAGAAAGTTTTCGAGGAGGCCGGGACCTTCCAGTACTTCTGCACCAAGCACAAGCTGGCGATGAAGGGCGAAGTGAAGGTCACTTAGCTCTGGATCGCGGCACCACCAGGTAACGACCATTCGACGAAGGGAAACGGCATGAGCAAGCAGTGGAGGAAGTTGGCAGTAGCAGCGGTGGCAATGAGTCTTTTCGGCGCCGCCTGCGGTTCGAGCGGCGACAAGTCTGAGGAGTCGGCGGGCGAAGCTCCCGAGGCCTCCGGGCACAGTGACTCGAAGGACGCCGGTACGGCTGAGGGCCTGCACGTAAGGCTCACGCAGCTTCTCGGCGAGCACGTGACGCTCGCGTCGTTCGCGACCGGCTCCGCTCTCGGCGGCAACACCAAGGCCTTTGAGGCCGCGGCCGCGGAGCTCGGCAACAACACGTCCGACCTCACCGATGCGGTCGGCTCCGTGTACCCCAAGGGCAAGGACCCCTTCAAGGGCCTGTGGCAGAGCCACATCGACATGTTCGTCCGCTACACCCAGGCCACGGCAAAGGGTGACAAGGCGGCACAGGGTGTCGAGGTGACGAAGCTGACCCAGTACGCCAATGACGTGGGCGTGTTCTTCTCAGGCGCGAACCCGAACCTGCCGAAGGACGCGGTCACCGCACTGGTGAAGGATCACGTGCTTGACCTCAAGGGCGTCGTCGACGCGCAGGCGGCAAAGGACTTCACTGGCGCTTACACGAAGATCCGTGACGGCTACCACCACATGGACATGATCGGCGGCGCACTCGCCGGCGCGATCGCCAAGCAGTTCCCGACGAAGTTCTCGGGCGCCGCCGACTCAAAGAAGGCGGCTCTCCACACCACGCTCACCCAGCAGTTCGGTGAGCACGTGGCGCTGGCCGCCGCGGCGACCGGCAATGCTCTGGCAGGCGACACCAAGGCCGCATCGGCCGCGGCGGCTGCCCTCAACGGCAACACCGACGACCTCACCAACTCGGTCGCCTCGGTGTACCCGCAGGCCAAGACCCCTTTCAAGGGCCTGTGGCAGAGCCACATAGACATGTTCGTCCGCTACGCAGGAGCAAAGGGCTCCGGCGATCAGGCCGCTCAGGACAAGGAAGTCCAGAACCTGACGAAGTACACCGTGGACGTCGGAGCCTTTTTCGCCGGCGCCAACCCCAACCTGAACAAGGACACCCTCGCCGCCGGCGTCAAGGAGCACGTCCTCGGACTGAAGGAAGCCGTCGACGCCCTCGCCGCCAAGGACTACCCCAAGGCGTTCTCGTCCCTGCGTGAGGCGTACCTGCACATGGACGGGCTAGGAGCCGCCTTGTCAGCCGCAATCGCGAAGCAGTTCCCGGACAAGTTCCCCGCCTAGTCCGGACCCGTACCCCCGCCGAAAGGGCGCCCCCGAATCCGGAGGGCGCCCTTTCGCTTTCGCCGGCCGGGACCACGGGGAGATACTGGTGTTGATGTCAGTCGGCTCGAAACTTTGGAAGCAGGCCCTGGCCCAGCTGGACTCGGCCGTCGAGGCCATAGGCCTGGACCCCAACGTCCACGAGCTGCTGCGCCACCCGAAGCGCACGCTCGAGGCTTCGTGTCCGGTCCGGATGGACTCCGGAGAGGTGCGGGTCTTCCAGGGCTTCAGGGTGCAGCACAGCTTGGCGCGGGGTCCGGCCAAGGGCGGCCTGCGCTACCACCCCGATGTCGACATCGACGAGCTCAAGGCGCTGGCGATGTGGATGACGTGGAAGTGCGCGGTGGTGGACCTTCCCTTCGGCGGCGCCAAGGGCGGCGTCATCTGCGACCCGACGAAGCTTTCGGTCCGGGAGCTGGAAGGGGTCACCCGCCGGTACGCAAGCGAGGTGGCGCCCATCACGGGGCCCGAGGTCGACATCCCGGCCCCCGATGTGGGCACCGACGAGCGGGTGATGGCGTGGTTCATGGACACGATCTCGATGAAGGCCGGACATCCCGTCCTCGGCGCCGTTACCGGCAAGCCGCTTCTGGTCGGCGGGTCCGCGGGCCGGGCTTCCGGGACCTCGGTCGGCGTGTCGTTTGTCCTGGAGGCGGCGCTGCGCTCGCTGTCCTGGGACACCGAGGGGCTGACGGCAGCGGTCCACGGATACGGGAAGGTCGGCTCGTACCTCGTCCGTTTGCTGAACCAGCTCGGTGTGCGTGTGATTGCCGTCGCCGATGCGGGCGGCGGGATCTACTCGCCATCGGGCATCGACGACGCCCTGCTCAGCCGGCACTTCCTCGAGGCGCGGACGGTGGCCGGGGCACCGGGGACCGAGCCCATCGAAGGCGCAAAGGTGCTGGAGGTCGCGTGCGACATCCTCATCCCGGCCTCCATGGAGCGGGTCATCCACGCGGACAACGCCCCGAAGGTCCTCGCCCGGCTGATCGTGGAGGCGGCGAACGGCCCGCTGACGCCGGAGGCCGACGAGCACCTGGCGTCCGAGGGCGTGTGCATCGTCCCCGACATCCTGGCCAATGCGGGCGGCGTAACCGTGTCGTACTTCGAATGGGTGCAGGGCCTACAGGGGATGTTCTGGTCCGAAGAGGAGGTGGGAGCGCGCTTGAGGACGATGATCGACCGTGCCTTCAACGCCACCTGGGTCCGCTCCGACGGGCACAACCTGCGCCAGGCCGCCATGTGGCTGGCCATCGAGCGGGTCGCGGAGGCGATGCGCCTGCGCGGCCTGTACCCCTAGGCGGGGGTGACGGAGGTCTGAAGGACGACGCGGCCCACGTCGCGGATCGTCCACGTCAGCGACGTGTGACTGGACCCCACCCGCCCCGGCTCCAGCTGCCAGGCGATGGTCGTGCGTCCGGACACGCGTCCGGCGAACGTCCCGGAGGGACCTGTGGTGTTCAGGGTGCCGGACACGATCCCGACGAGCTCGGCCGCGTCGTGGCCCCCGGACCGCACGAACCGGGAGATTCGCAGCCGGGACGTGAGCCGGGCGGTGATCGTCTCGGTGTCGATGCGGCGGGTGGACGACCACCGCTCCCGAAGCCGCACCGGCCGGGGAGCAAGCGGCGGGTCCAGCTGCTGGACGATCGAGGCGAGGTCGGCTTCCCCGGCGCTGCGCGGCGACACCCCCTGCACCGTGTCCAGAGCGAGCTTTCCGGTGGAGTCGCGGACGAGCTCGGCCACGATCGCCGGACCGTCGCCCACCTCCAGCCGCAGCGTCGCGCCGTAGTCGGAGTCGGTCACGCGCAGCACGGCGTCCAGCGCCTCGCGCCCCAGTGCCGAGGACCCGCCCACTTTCGTCCGGACGTCGTACTCGGCCGGCCCGATCGGACCGCGCCGCAGCGTCACGCGGTCGTCGCGGCAGGCGACGAGCGTGCACAGGAGCAAAAGGACCGCCAGCAGCCTTGTCATCGGCACCCCGACGTTACAGATAGCCTCGCCACATGACCCGTGACGAGCTGGTGGCGGCGGTGTGTGAGCAGCCGGCGGCCACCGGCATCTTCAGCGATTTCGACGGCACCCTTGCCGAGATCGTGGACGACCCGTTCCTGGCCCGTGGCGTGGACGGCGCCTGGCTGCTGCTCGAGGACCTCGCACGCCGCTTTGCCGTGGTCGCCGTGGTGTCGGGACGTTCGATCACCCACCTGCTGGACAACTTCAATCCGGAGGGCGTCTTGCTGTCGGGCTCCCACGGCCTCCAGCGTTCCGACCGCGAACGGCGGTATGTCGAGCAGGAGGCCATAGATGCAGCGTCGGAGGCTGTGGAGCTGCTGGCCCACCTTCCGGGGGTCAAGGTGGAGCGCAAGCCGCTGGGGGCCGCTATCCACTGGAGGCTGGACCCGGACTCGGCCGAGGCCGCACGGCGGGTCGCCGAGGAGGTGGCGCCGCGGCACGGAATGATCCTGCGCCCGGGGCGGATGGTCCTGGAGATGGCTCTGCCCGGTCCGGGCAAGGGCGGCGTCATATCCGACCTGATCGCCGAGCACGGTCTTGGGACAGTCCTGTTCGCCGGCGACGACCTCGGCGACCTCGAGGCGTTCCGGCACCTGCGCACGCTGCCTGTGCGTTCGCTGCTGGTGGCGGTGGCGACCCCGGAGTCGCCGGACGCACTGCGCGAGGCCGCGGACCTGGCCGTGGACTCGCCGCGGGACGTGGTGGCTCTGCTGTCGGAGATCCAGCGGGCGAGTGAGCTCAGGCCGCCACAGGGCTGAGCCTGCGGCGCTCGGCCCTGGACAGGCCCAGCAGGTGGATCGCGAAGAACAGGACCGATCCGATGAGGTACTTGAGCGGCGGCAGCCGGACGCTTCCCGGGTCGCGGTAGGCGGCGATGACGAACGGGTCGGACAGGGGAATGCGTTTTTTGCCGAGCCGATCTCCGGTCAGGCGCGGGTCGCGGGTGACGGTGGTGACGGTGCCCTGCGCGACCATCGTCCCGTCCTCTTCCTGGAACCGGATGTTGTCCACCTCCTGCAGCGGCGCGACCCGTGCACCCTCCACCTTGGGAAGAGAGTCCTCCTGCGCGATGAGTGTCTGCGCGTGCTCGCACAGTTCGCGCTGCTCGCCCTCAAGGTCCTCCGGCTCGGTGGTCAGGCAGGTGCCGATGGCCGACTTGAACGCGTCGTTGTCGGGGTCTTTCTTCTTTTTGGTCATCCACGAGCCGCTGGGATAAGACGACAGCTCGGTTAGTGTCCGGTCGTCGACCTTGGCCTGGGAGATCGTCTCGGACTCCGCCGCTATCGGGACCCAATGGGGCTCCGGCCCCCGGGGGCCGAGTGCGGTGACCACCCAGAAGATGGACAAAAACACCGCGAGTCCTCCCATCGCGGCTCCCGTCAGCCAGTAGCCGAACCTCCAGCCGGTGTTCAGCGCGACCAAGGCGTAGACGCTGCCGTGAAAGATGATCACGGAGCCCACGAAGATGATGACCCCGATCGGATGGTCGATCATCGTCCGCCTCCTCCCGCAGCCGCCCCGGACTTCTGGATCGACCGCAGGTATG
This Actinomycetota bacterium DNA region includes the following protein-coding sequences:
- a CDS encoding plastocyanin/azurin family copper-binding protein; its protein translation is MQSGQQGGGEGKVTISGFAYDPAVLTVKAGTEVSWSNSDDILHTVTAGTNEAPEAENFDGQLDGKGTTFKKVFEEAGTFQYFCTKHKLAMKGEVKVT
- a CDS encoding Glu/Leu/Phe/Val dehydrogenase, translating into MSVGSKLWKQALAQLDSAVEAIGLDPNVHELLRHPKRTLEASCPVRMDSGEVRVFQGFRVQHSLARGPAKGGLRYHPDVDIDELKALAMWMTWKCAVVDLPFGGAKGGVICDPTKLSVRELEGVTRRYASEVAPITGPEVDIPAPDVGTDERVMAWFMDTISMKAGHPVLGAVTGKPLLVGGSAGRASGTSVGVSFVLEAALRSLSWDTEGLTAAVHGYGKVGSYLVRLLNQLGVRVIAVADAGGGIYSPSGIDDALLSRHFLEARTVAGAPGTEPIEGAKVLEVACDILIPASMERVIHADNAPKVLARLIVEAANGPLTPEADEHLASEGVCIVPDILANAGGVTVSYFEWVQGLQGMFWSEEEVGARLRTMIDRAFNATWVRSDGHNLRQAAMWLAIERVAEAMRLRGLYP
- the otsB gene encoding trehalose-phosphatase, translating into MTRDELVAAVCEQPAATGIFSDFDGTLAEIVDDPFLARGVDGAWLLLEDLARRFAVVAVVSGRSITHLLDNFNPEGVLLSGSHGLQRSDRERRYVEQEAIDAASEAVELLAHLPGVKVERKPLGAAIHWRLDPDSAEAARRVAEEVAPRHGMILRPGRMVLEMALPGPGKGGVISDLIAEHGLGTVLFAGDDLGDLEAFRHLRTLPVRSLLVAVATPESPDALREAADLAVDSPRDVVALLSEIQRASELRPPQG